One window of the Streptomyces sp. ITFR-21 genome contains the following:
- a CDS encoding bifunctional [glutamine synthetase] adenylyltransferase/[glutamine synthetase]-adenylyl-L-tyrosine phosphorylase yields the protein MQGRRSSTFSRLLRHGFTDAGGAERLLAADALSEVRGDPVLLEALGGTADPDQALRGLVRLAEALEAGERRTLLDTLVTGKPLRDRLLGVLGASEALGDHLARHPADWHALVTYESTDLHPGVADFEHGLAGADDPDRLRAAYRRCLLGIAARDVCGTSDLVRTAAELADLATATLRAALAIAAAEQPADAAACRLAVIAMGKCGGRELNYVSDVDVIFVAEQPADPGPDPGPAADPDHGPDPAADSDPDPVLTPEPVPDRVADPDPALTCVPAPGAANGVRRDGEAPRDESGAVRAATRLAARMMRICSDTTAEGTIWPVDANLRPEGKNGPLVRTLSSHLAYYRRWAKTWEFQALLKARPVAGDADLGAAYLAAVGPMVWQAAEREHFVADVQQMRRRVVDNIPAAQVDRELKLGPGGLRDVEFAVQLLQLVHGRTDASLRSGTTLTALAELAAGGYVGRADAASLDAAYRFLRLMEHRIQLHRMRRTHLVPDRQSDLRRLGRSLGLRADPVAELNREWKRHAMEVRRLHEKLFYRPLLDAVAQLGSDDTRLSADAARQRLQALGYADPAAAVRHLEALASGVSRKAAIQRTLLPVLLGWFADSADPDAGLLGFRKVSDALGTTPWYLRLLRDEGAAAQRLARVLSSGRFAPDLLMRAPEAVALLGSAGGLAPRDHAALDQELTAAVGRAETAEQAITVVRGVRRRELFRTAAADLIDTYGDDPSETSAPVARSVDGARVLDAAALVDRVGTAIFGLTSATLAGALRTAVYSATGNDTRPLPTRFAVIGMGRFGGREMGYGSDADVLFVHEPYEGADMAEAARAALAVADELRRLLQIPTPDPPLLVDADLRPEGKSGPLVRSLASYAAYYQRWSLVWESQALLRATPVAGDRDLGERFVELIDPLRYPSGGLGDEAVREIRRLKARMESERIPRGADRTTHAKLGRGGLSDVEWTVQLLQLRHAYRLPSLRTTGTRQALVAARDEGLIDPVDAAVLDEAWVLATRVRNAVMLVRGRPGDAFPGDSRELAAVARYLGHPPGHAGDMLDDYRRRTRRARAVVERLFYAYEG from the coding sequence ATGCAGGGGCGCCGGAGCAGTACGTTCAGCCGGCTGCTGCGGCATGGGTTCACCGACGCGGGCGGTGCCGAGCGGCTGCTGGCGGCCGACGCGCTGAGCGAGGTCCGGGGGGACCCGGTGCTGCTGGAGGCGCTCGGGGGCACCGCGGACCCGGACCAGGCGCTGCGCGGGCTGGTACGGCTGGCCGAGGCGCTGGAGGCGGGGGAGCGGCGGACGCTGCTGGACACCCTGGTCACGGGCAAGCCGCTGCGGGACCGGCTGCTCGGCGTGCTGGGCGCATCGGAGGCGCTCGGCGACCACCTGGCCCGGCACCCCGCGGACTGGCACGCCCTGGTCACCTACGAGTCCACCGATCTGCACCCCGGCGTCGCCGACTTCGAGCACGGGCTGGCGGGGGCCGACGACCCCGACAGGCTCCGCGCCGCCTACCGGCGCTGCCTTCTCGGGATCGCCGCCCGGGACGTGTGCGGCACCAGCGACCTGGTCCGTACCGCCGCGGAACTCGCCGACCTGGCCACCGCCACGCTGCGTGCCGCCCTCGCCATCGCCGCCGCCGAGCAGCCGGCGGACGCCGCCGCGTGCCGGCTCGCGGTGATCGCCATGGGCAAGTGCGGCGGCCGGGAGCTGAACTACGTCTCCGACGTGGACGTCATCTTCGTGGCCGAGCAGCCGGCCGACCCCGGTCCCGACCCCGGTCCCGCCGCCGACCCCGATCACGGTCCCGACCCTGCCGCCGACTCCGATCCCGACCCTGTCCTCACCCCCGAACCCGTTCCCGACCGCGTCGCCGACCCGGACCCCGCCCTCACCTGTGTCCCCGCCCCCGGTGCGGCCAACGGCGTCCGCCGTGATGGCGAGGCGCCCCGGGACGAGAGCGGGGCCGTGCGGGCCGCCACCCGGCTGGCCGCCCGCATGATGCGGATCTGCTCCGACACCACCGCCGAGGGCACCATCTGGCCGGTCGACGCCAACCTCCGCCCCGAGGGCAAGAACGGCCCCCTGGTGCGTACCCTGTCCAGCCACCTCGCGTACTACCGGCGCTGGGCCAAGACCTGGGAGTTCCAGGCCCTGCTCAAGGCCCGGCCGGTGGCCGGCGACGCCGACCTCGGCGCCGCGTACCTGGCCGCCGTCGGCCCGATGGTCTGGCAGGCCGCCGAGCGCGAGCACTTCGTCGCCGACGTCCAGCAGATGCGCCGCCGCGTCGTGGACAACATCCCCGCCGCCCAGGTCGACCGCGAGCTGAAGCTCGGGCCCGGCGGCCTGCGGGACGTGGAGTTCGCCGTGCAGCTGCTCCAGCTGGTGCACGGCCGCACCGACGCCTCGCTGCGCAGCGGCACCACCCTGACGGCGCTCGCCGAACTCGCCGCCGGCGGCTACGTGGGCCGTGCCGACGCCGCCTCCCTGGACGCCGCCTACCGCTTCCTGCGCCTGATGGAGCACCGCATCCAGCTGCACAGGATGCGCCGCACCCACCTCGTCCCCGACCGCCAGAGCGACCTGCGCCGCCTCGGCCGCTCGCTCGGCCTGCGCGCGGATCCGGTCGCCGAGCTGAACCGGGAGTGGAAGCGGCACGCCATGGAGGTACGGCGGCTGCACGAGAAGCTCTTCTACCGGCCGCTGCTGGACGCCGTCGCCCAGCTCGGCAGCGACGACACCCGGCTCAGCGCCGACGCGGCCCGGCAGCGGCTCCAGGCCCTGGGCTACGCCGACCCGGCCGCCGCCGTCCGCCACCTGGAGGCGCTGGCCAGCGGGGTCAGCCGCAAGGCCGCCATCCAGCGCACCCTGCTGCCGGTACTGCTCGGCTGGTTCGCGGACTCCGCCGACCCCGACGCCGGCCTGCTCGGCTTCCGCAAGGTCTCCGACGCGCTCGGCACCACCCCCTGGTACCTGCGGCTGCTGCGGGACGAGGGCGCCGCGGCGCAGCGGCTGGCCCGGGTGCTGTCCTCCGGCCGGTTCGCCCCCGACCTGCTCATGCGCGCCCCCGAGGCGGTGGCGCTGCTCGGCTCGGCCGGCGGTCTGGCGCCGCGCGACCACGCCGCCCTCGACCAGGAGCTGACGGCCGCGGTGGGCCGCGCGGAGACCGCCGAGCAGGCGATCACCGTGGTCCGCGGGGTACGCCGCCGCGAGCTGTTCCGCACCGCCGCCGCCGACCTGATCGACACCTACGGCGACGACCCCTCCGAGACCAGCGCGCCGGTCGCCCGGTCGGTGGACGGCGCCCGCGTGCTGGACGCCGCCGCGCTGGTCGACCGGGTGGGCACCGCGATCTTCGGCCTCACCTCGGCGACCCTGGCCGGCGCGCTGCGTACCGCGGTCTACTCCGCCACCGGCAACGACACCCGCCCGCTGCCCACCCGGTTCGCGGTCATCGGCATGGGCCGGTTCGGCGGCCGGGAGATGGGCTACGGCTCCGACGCCGACGTGCTGTTCGTCCACGAGCCGTACGAGGGCGCCGACATGGCCGAGGCGGCCCGCGCCGCACTCGCGGTCGCCGACGAGCTGCGCCGGCTGCTCCAGATCCCCACCCCCGACCCGCCGCTGCTGGTCGACGCCGACCTGCGCCCCGAGGGCAAGAGCGGACCGCTGGTCCGCAGCCTGGCCTCGTACGCCGCCTACTACCAGCGGTGGTCGCTGGTGTGGGAGAGCCAGGCACTGCTGCGGGCCACCCCGGTGGCCGGCGACCGCGACCTCGGCGAGCGCTTCGTCGAGCTGATCGACCCGCTGCGCTACCCGAGCGGCGGCCTGGGCGACGAGGCGGTACGGGAGATACGGCGGCTGAAGGCGCGGATGGAGTCCGAGCGGATCCCGCGCGGCGCCGACCGGACCACCCACGCCAAACTGGGCCGCGGCGGGCTGTCCGACGTGGAGTGGACCGTGCAGCTGCTCCAGCTCCGGCACGCTTACCGGCTGCCGTCGCTGCGCACCACCGGCACCCGGCAGGCACTGGTCGCGGCCCGCGACGAGGGCCTGATCGACCCGGTCGACGCCGCCGTCCTGGACGAGGCGTGGGTGCTGGCCACCCGGGTGCGCAACGCGGTGATGCTGGTACGCGGCCGGCCCGGTGACGCGTTCCCCGGCGACAGCCGCGAACTGGCCGCGGTCGCCCGCTACCTCGGCCACCCGCCCGGCCACGCCGGCGACATGCTGGACGACTACCGCCGCCGCACCCGGCGGGCCCGTGCGGTGGTCGAGCGGCTGTTCTACGCGTACGAGGGCTGA
- a CDS encoding glutamine synthetase family protein translates to MDKQQEFVLRTLEERDIRFVRLWFTDVLGYLKSVAVAPAELEQAFDEGIGFDGSAIEGFARVYESDMIAKPDPGTFQVLPWRAEAPGTARMFCDILMPDGSPSYADPRYVLKRALAKTSDLGFTFYTHPEIEFYLLKDKPLDGGRPTPADNSGYFDHTPQNVGMDFRRTAITMLESMGISVEFSHHEGAPGQQEIDLRYADALSTADNIMTFRLVMKQVALEQGVHATFMPKPFSEFPGSGMHSHLSLFEGDRNAFYESGSEYQLSKVGRSFIAGLLRHAGEISAVTNQWVNSYKRIWGGSQRTAGAGGEAPSYICWGHNNRSALIRVPMYKPGKTGSTRVEVRSLDSGANPYLAYAVLLAAGMKGIQDGYELPPGADDDVWALTDAERRALGIEPLPQNLGEAIDLMQRSELVAETLGEHVYDFFLRNKKQEWEEYRSEVTAFELRKNLPNL, encoded by the coding sequence ATGGACAAGCAGCAGGAGTTTGTGCTCCGCACCCTGGAAGAGCGGGACATCCGCTTCGTTCGGCTGTGGTTCACCGACGTACTCGGCTATCTGAAGTCCGTCGCGGTGGCCCCCGCCGAGCTTGAGCAGGCGTTCGACGAGGGCATCGGCTTCGACGGCTCCGCCATCGAGGGCTTCGCCCGGGTGTACGAATCCGACATGATCGCCAAGCCCGACCCGGGAACCTTCCAGGTGCTGCCCTGGCGCGCCGAGGCCCCCGGCACCGCCCGGATGTTCTGCGACATCCTGATGCCCGACGGCTCCCCGTCCTACGCCGACCCGCGCTACGTCCTCAAGCGCGCGCTGGCCAAGACCTCCGATCTCGGCTTCACCTTCTACACCCACCCCGAGATCGAGTTCTACCTGCTGAAGGACAAGCCGCTGGACGGCGGCCGGCCGACGCCGGCGGACAACTCCGGCTACTTCGACCACACCCCGCAGAACGTCGGCATGGACTTCCGGCGCACCGCGATCACCATGCTGGAGTCGATGGGCATCTCGGTGGAGTTCTCCCACCACGAAGGCGCCCCCGGCCAGCAGGAGATCGACCTCCGGTACGCCGACGCGCTCTCCACCGCCGACAACATCATGACCTTCCGGCTGGTGATGAAGCAGGTCGCGCTGGAGCAGGGCGTGCACGCCACCTTCATGCCGAAGCCGTTCTCGGAGTTCCCCGGCTCGGGCATGCACTCCCACCTGTCGCTCTTCGAGGGCGACCGCAACGCCTTCTACGAGTCCGGCTCCGAGTACCAGCTCTCCAAGGTCGGCCGCTCCTTCATCGCCGGCCTGCTCCGGCACGCCGGGGAGATCTCCGCGGTCACCAACCAGTGGGTCAACTCCTACAAGCGGATCTGGGGTGGCTCGCAGCGCACCGCGGGCGCCGGCGGCGAGGCCCCCTCGTACATCTGCTGGGGCCACAACAACCGCTCGGCCCTCATCCGGGTCCCCATGTACAAGCCCGGCAAGACCGGCTCCACCCGCGTCGAGGTCCGCTCCCTCGACTCCGGCGCCAACCCCTATCTCGCCTACGCCGTCCTGCTGGCCGCCGGCATGAAGGGCATCCAGGACGGCTACGAACTCCCCCCCGGCGCCGACGACGACGTCTGGGCCCTCACCGACGCCGAACGCCGCGCCCTCGGCATCGAACCCCTCCCGCAGAACCTCGGCGAGGCCATCGACCTCATGCAGCGCAGCGAACTCGTCGCCGAGACCCTGGGCGAACACGTCTACGACTTCTTCCTCCGCAACAAGAAGCAGGAGTGGGAGGAGTACCGCTCCGAGGTCACGGCCTTCGAGCTCCGCAAGAACCTGCCGAACCTGTAG
- a CDS encoding LacI family DNA-binding transcriptional regulator — protein sequence MTRRLAEVAKKVGVSEATVSRVLNGKPGVSDATRAAVLTALDVLGYERPTQLRGERARLVGMVMPELQNPIFPAFAEVVGGALAQQGFTPVLCTQTAGGVSEADYVELLLQQHVSGVVFFGGLYAQAESPHDHYARLAERNLPTVLMNAAIDHLDFPRVSCDDAVAVEQAMNHLMSLGHQRIALVLGPPDHVPSRRKLAAARRVDPSVTVEHALFTLEGGQAAASRLLTRGITAFICASDLLALGCIRAARRRRLSVPEDVSVIGYDDSSLMNCTEPPLTTVRQPIEAMGRAAVDLLAGEISGAKVDHDELFFEPELVVRGSTGPAPHTTRIPHPESRAATA from the coding sequence ATGACACGACGACTTGCCGAGGTGGCAAAGAAGGTCGGGGTGAGCGAGGCCACCGTCAGCCGAGTGCTGAACGGGAAGCCTGGAGTCTCCGACGCGACACGGGCCGCCGTCCTTACCGCCCTTGACGTGCTCGGATACGAACGGCCCACCCAGCTGCGCGGGGAACGCGCCCGGCTGGTCGGCATGGTCATGCCCGAGCTGCAGAACCCGATCTTCCCCGCTTTCGCAGAGGTCGTCGGGGGTGCGCTGGCCCAGCAGGGATTCACTCCGGTGCTGTGCACCCAGACCGCCGGCGGCGTCTCGGAGGCCGACTACGTGGAGCTGCTGCTGCAGCAGCACGTGTCGGGGGTGGTCTTCTTCGGCGGTCTCTACGCCCAGGCCGAGTCCCCGCACGACCACTACGCGCGGCTGGCCGAGCGCAACCTGCCGACCGTACTGATGAACGCCGCCATCGACCATCTGGACTTCCCGCGGGTCTCCTGCGACGACGCGGTGGCGGTGGAGCAGGCGATGAACCACCTGATGTCGCTCGGCCACCAGCGGATCGCGCTGGTGCTCGGCCCGCCCGACCACGTACCGTCACGGCGCAAGCTGGCCGCCGCCCGCCGGGTGGACCCCTCGGTCACCGTCGAGCACGCGCTGTTCACCCTGGAAGGCGGGCAGGCGGCCGCCAGCCGGCTGCTGACCCGCGGCATCACCGCCTTCATCTGCGCCTCGGACCTGCTGGCGCTGGGCTGCATCCGGGCCGCCCGGCGGCGCCGGCTGTCGGTGCCGGAGGACGTGTCGGTGATCGGTTACGACGACTCGTCGCTGATGAACTGCACCGAGCCGCCGCTGACCACCGTCCGGCAGCCGATCGAGGCGATGGGCCGGGCCGCGGTGGACCTGCTGGCCGGGGAGATCAGCGGCGCCAAGGTCGACCACGACGAGCTGTTCTTCGAGCCGGAGCTGGTCGTCCGCGGTTCCACCGGACCGGCGCCGCACACCACCCGCATCCCGCACCCGGAGAGCCGGGCGGCGACCGCCTGA
- a CDS encoding ABC transporter substrate-binding protein → MSKNAYRRLVAFALVAGIGLTGAACSSDNDNSGGGSKPSASAGSSAGTPLDPKTKVTISVDCEPPTTKPAERKEWIDDVAEFNKTYPNVTVNSKDAFPCEDPAKFTAQLQAGSETDAFYTYMTDLQQVLDAGQAADISDYVNAKTIPALNDIDPGVLNVLKDGGKLYGLPTSNYQMGLIYNRKIFQEAGLDPNKPPTTWDEIRTDAKTIQDKLGGKGINGFMENAGGNQGGWHLVSEMFGVGSKAVNDDGSKAAFNNDQTKSILTTLQQMRWTDKSLPATPGLQWGDVQKAMGTGKIGMYVGAPDDVTLVVQQYKADYKDLGMAPIPGGQTSLFGGNDYMFKKSASPDQIKAGIAWINFKYLTLGKGQFDYARSKADGLPVGLPEPFFFTGASKDQDNTLKAASATIPVDNFKTYVDAQVPVLPEPPNAQKIYTVLDTVMSGVLTNKSADIDKLLSTAETQVNSLLAASQ, encoded by the coding sequence ATGAGTAAAAACGCCTACCGCAGACTGGTGGCATTCGCACTGGTCGCCGGTATCGGCTTGACCGGCGCCGCTTGTTCCAGCGACAACGACAACAGCGGCGGCGGGAGCAAGCCGAGCGCATCGGCCGGCTCGAGCGCCGGCACCCCCTTGGACCCGAAGACCAAGGTGACCATCAGCGTCGACTGCGAGCCGCCGACCACCAAGCCGGCCGAGCGCAAGGAATGGATCGACGACGTCGCCGAGTTCAACAAGACGTACCCGAACGTCACGGTGAACAGCAAGGACGCCTTCCCCTGCGAGGACCCGGCGAAGTTCACCGCCCAGCTCCAGGCCGGCAGTGAGACCGACGCGTTCTACACGTACATGACCGACCTCCAGCAGGTGCTGGACGCCGGCCAGGCCGCCGACATCAGCGACTACGTCAACGCCAAGACCATCCCGGCCCTGAACGACATCGACCCCGGCGTGCTCAACGTCCTCAAGGACGGCGGCAAGCTCTACGGTCTGCCCACCTCGAACTACCAGATGGGTCTGATCTACAACCGGAAGATCTTCCAGGAGGCCGGGCTCGATCCCAACAAGCCGCCGACCACCTGGGACGAGATCCGCACCGACGCGAAGACCATCCAGGACAAGCTGGGCGGCAAGGGCATCAACGGCTTCATGGAGAACGCCGGCGGCAACCAGGGCGGTTGGCACCTGGTGTCGGAGATGTTCGGTGTCGGCAGCAAGGCCGTGAACGACGACGGCAGCAAGGCCGCGTTCAACAACGACCAGACCAAGTCGATCCTCACCACGCTGCAGCAGATGCGCTGGACCGACAAGAGCCTGCCCGCCACCCCGGGTCTGCAGTGGGGTGACGTCCAGAAGGCGATGGGCACCGGCAAGATCGGCATGTACGTCGGCGCCCCCGACGACGTGACGCTGGTCGTCCAGCAGTACAAGGCCGACTACAAGGACCTGGGCATGGCGCCGATCCCCGGCGGCCAGACCTCGCTCTTCGGCGGCAACGACTACATGTTCAAGAAGAGCGCCTCGCCGGACCAGATCAAGGCCGGCATCGCCTGGATCAACTTCAAGTACCTGACGCTCGGCAAGGGCCAGTTCGACTACGCCCGCAGCAAGGCGGACGGTCTGCCCGTGGGCCTGCCGGAGCCGTTCTTCTTCACCGGCGCCTCCAAGGACCAGGACAACACCCTGAAGGCCGCCAGTGCCACCATCCCGGTCGACAACTTCAAGACCTACGTCGACGCGCAGGTGCCGGTGCTCCCCGAGCCGCCGAACGCGCAGAAGATCTACACCGTGCTCGACACCGTGATGTCCGGCGTGCTGACCAACAAGAGCGCCGACATCGACAAGCTGCTCTCCACCGCGGAGACGCAGGTCAACTCGCTGCTGGCGGCCAGCCAGTAA
- a CDS encoding carbohydrate ABC transporter permease has protein sequence MAATTVPEKLTKRHAGRPSGPAGGVGHDGLSRKVRQNLQAHGFLIGAVLCFLMFSWYPMIREFIMSFQETRRGETTWVGWKNLDRVYHDPYFWTAWKNTAEFTGMALVIGFAVPFVIAIVLNELKHAQAYLRILVYLPVMLPPVAGVLLFKYFYNPDYGLFNHVLKTLHLPTSQFLDSSSTAMISVVVAATWMNLGSATLIYLAALQNIPGELYEAADLDGAGLLSKIWHVTIPQTRMVLSLMLLLQIVATMQEFTNVFLLTGGNGPENSTMTVVYMVYQYAFRYNNFGSAAALGLFLLLVLAVFSGVYTRLSRNSD, from the coding sequence ATGGCGGCGACGACCGTCCCCGAGAAACTGACCAAGCGCCACGCCGGGCGCCCCTCCGGTCCCGCCGGCGGTGTGGGCCACGACGGCTTGAGCCGCAAAGTCCGGCAGAATCTGCAGGCCCATGGGTTCCTCATCGGCGCGGTCCTCTGCTTCCTGATGTTCTCGTGGTATCCGATGATCCGCGAGTTCATCATGAGCTTCCAGGAGACCAGGCGCGGCGAGACGACGTGGGTGGGCTGGAAGAACCTCGACCGCGTCTACCACGACCCGTACTTCTGGACCGCCTGGAAGAACACCGCGGAGTTCACCGGCATGGCGCTGGTGATCGGCTTCGCGGTGCCGTTCGTGATAGCCATCGTGCTCAACGAGCTCAAGCACGCGCAGGCGTACCTGCGCATTCTGGTCTATCTCCCGGTGATGCTCCCGCCGGTGGCCGGGGTGCTGCTGTTCAAGTACTTCTACAACCCGGACTACGGGCTGTTCAACCACGTCCTGAAGACGCTCCATCTGCCGACATCGCAGTTCCTGGACTCCTCCAGCACCGCGATGATCTCGGTGGTCGTCGCGGCCACCTGGATGAACCTCGGCAGCGCCACCCTGATCTACCTGGCCGCGCTGCAGAACATCCCCGGCGAGCTGTACGAGGCCGCCGACCTGGACGGCGCCGGGCTGCTGAGCAAGATCTGGCACGTCACCATCCCGCAGACCCGCATGGTGCTCTCGCTCATGCTGCTGCTCCAGATCGTGGCGACCATGCAGGAGTTCACCAACGTCTTCCTGCTGACCGGCGGAAACGGACCGGAGAACTCCACGATGACGGTGGTGTACATGGTCTACCAGTACGCCTTCCGCTACAACAACTTCGGAAGCGCCGCGGCGCTGGGCCTCTTTCTGCTGCTGGTACTCGCCGTGTTCTCGGGCGTGTACACACGGCTTAGCCGGAACAGCGACTAG
- a CDS encoding carbohydrate ABC transporter permease, translating to MAASFTPQNRTLISSAALSRRKGKIAYWTVLTLVVVVFTLVFVGPLYWMVTGGFKSAQEVVANPPTFFPKHPKAGNYHTAWSQLKIARLLFNTLYYAFGALAFQLVFDVAAAYSISKLRPVLGKLILGMMLATLMIPSAVLIVPQYMTVLDLPVLHFNLIGSPWAIWLPTVANGFNIFLLKRFFDSIPQDLMHAAAIDGAGPIRTLWSIVLPMSRPILGVVSIFAVVNVWKDFLWPMLVEPDPKQQPINIGINSLSQGVPENVLIAALAISAVPTLVIFLLFQRNIMSGLTAGSLKG from the coding sequence ATGGCAGCGTCGTTCACCCCGCAGAACCGGACCCTTATCTCCTCGGCCGCGCTCAGCCGCCGCAAGGGCAAAATCGCCTACTGGACCGTGCTCACCCTGGTCGTCGTGGTCTTCACGCTGGTCTTCGTCGGCCCGCTGTACTGGATGGTCACCGGCGGTTTCAAGTCGGCCCAGGAAGTGGTGGCGAACCCGCCCACCTTCTTCCCCAAGCACCCCAAGGCCGGCAATTACCACACCGCGTGGAGCCAGTTGAAGATCGCCCGACTGCTCTTCAACACCCTGTACTACGCATTCGGCGCGCTCGCCTTCCAGCTGGTCTTCGACGTGGCGGCGGCGTACTCGATCTCCAAGCTCCGCCCGGTGCTGGGCAAGCTGATCCTGGGCATGATGCTGGCCACGCTGATGATCCCGTCGGCCGTGCTGATCGTGCCGCAGTACATGACGGTCCTGGACCTGCCGGTGCTGCACTTCAACCTGATCGGCTCGCCGTGGGCGATCTGGCTGCCGACGGTGGCCAACGGCTTCAACATCTTCCTGCTCAAGCGGTTCTTCGACTCCATCCCGCAGGACCTGATGCACGCCGCCGCGATCGACGGCGCGGGCCCGATCAGGACCCTGTGGTCGATCGTGCTGCCCATGTCCCGGCCCATTCTCGGCGTCGTGTCGATCTTCGCCGTGGTGAACGTCTGGAAGGACTTCCTCTGGCCGATGCTGGTGGAGCCCGACCCCAAGCAGCAGCCGATCAACATCGGTATCAACTCCCTGTCGCAGGGCGTCCCGGAGAACGTGCTCATCGCCGCGCTCGCCATCTCCGCGGTGCCCACTCTGGTGATCTTCCTGCTCTTCCAGCGCAACATCATGTCCGGCCTGACCGCCGGCAGCCTCAAGGGCTGA
- a CDS encoding glycoside hydrolase family 13 protein → MPTSPPSGVGGGVPPARKDVDVADTPQPEADENWWRGAVIYQVYPRSFADSNGDGTGDLAGVRSRLPYLAELGVDALWFNPWYPSPMADGGYDVADYRDIDPVFGTLAEAEKLISEAVALGIRTIIDIVPNHISAAHPWFREALAAGPGSAARERFWFRPGRGEHGELPPNNWPSQFGGPAWTRTTEPDGTPGDWFLNLFDSEQPDLNWNHPEVRAEHEDILRFWFDRGAGGVRIDSAAMVTKDPLLPDLTDDPAAPHPYIDRDDLHEIYRGWRRIADAYDNTRILVGEVWLPDAERFALYLRPDEMHTAFNFDFLACPWEAARLRTSINTTLAAHEPVNAPATWVLCNHDVTRTVTRYGRADTRFDFATKAFGIPTDLELGTRRARAAALLTLALPGSVYVYQGEELALPEVEDIPTEKLQDPMYLRSGGTDPGRDGCRVPIPWSGASSPFGFSPDGSAEPWLPQPADWAARTAEIQSADPASMLSLYRAALRLRRAEPGLGDGPLGWLESAPEVLAFRRGENFVCLLNLGTEPAELPDHEELLLTSGPLAEDGRVPADTAVWLRG, encoded by the coding sequence ATGCCAACATCCCCGCCATCAGGGGTCGGCGGCGGAGTCCCACCTGCCCGAAAGGACGTTGACGTGGCAGACACCCCTCAGCCCGAGGCCGACGAGAACTGGTGGCGCGGCGCGGTCATCTACCAGGTCTATCCGCGGAGCTTCGCCGACAGCAACGGCGACGGGACCGGTGATCTCGCCGGCGTGCGTTCCCGGCTGCCGTACCTGGCCGAGCTGGGCGTCGACGCCCTGTGGTTCAACCCCTGGTACCCCTCGCCGATGGCCGACGGCGGCTACGACGTGGCCGACTACCGCGACATCGACCCGGTGTTCGGCACCCTGGCCGAGGCCGAGAAGCTGATCTCCGAGGCCGTCGCCCTGGGCATCAGGACCATCATCGACATCGTGCCCAACCACATCTCCGCCGCGCACCCGTGGTTCCGCGAGGCGCTGGCCGCCGGGCCCGGCAGCGCGGCCAGGGAGCGGTTCTGGTTCCGTCCGGGCCGCGGTGAGCACGGCGAGCTGCCGCCCAACAACTGGCCCTCGCAGTTCGGCGGTCCGGCCTGGACCCGCACCACCGAGCCGGACGGCACCCCGGGCGACTGGTTCCTCAACCTGTTCGACTCCGAGCAGCCGGACCTCAACTGGAACCACCCGGAGGTGCGGGCCGAGCACGAGGACATCCTGCGGTTCTGGTTCGACCGCGGCGCCGGCGGCGTACGCATCGACTCGGCGGCCATGGTCACCAAGGACCCGCTGCTGCCCGACCTGACCGACGACCCGGCCGCCCCGCACCCGTACATCGACCGGGACGACCTGCACGAGATCTACCGGGGCTGGCGGCGGATCGCGGACGCCTACGACAACACCCGGATCCTGGTCGGCGAGGTGTGGCTGCCGGACGCGGAGCGGTTCGCGCTGTACCTGCGGCCCGACGAGATGCACACCGCGTTCAACTTCGACTTCCTGGCCTGCCCGTGGGAGGCGGCCCGGCTGCGTACCTCCATCAACACCACGCTGGCCGCGCACGAGCCGGTGAACGCGCCCGCGACCTGGGTGCTGTGCAACCACGACGTGACCCGTACGGTGACCCGCTACGGGCGGGCCGACACCCGGTTCGACTTCGCCACCAAGGCGTTCGGCATCCCCACCGACCTGGAGCTGGGCACCCGCCGGGCGCGGGCGGCGGCGCTGCTGACGCTGGCGCTGCCCGGCTCGGTCTACGTCTACCAGGGCGAGGAGCTGGCGCTGCCGGAGGTGGAGGACATCCCCACCGAGAAGCTCCAGGACCCGATGTACCTGCGCTCCGGTGGCACCGACCCGGGGCGCGACGGCTGCCGGGTGCCGATCCCGTGGTCCGGGGCGAGTTCGCCGTTCGGCTTCAGCCCGGACGGTTCGGCCGAGCCGTGGCTTCCGCAGCCGGCCGACTGGGCGGCGCGGACCGCCGAGATCCAGTCCGCCGACCCGGCGTCGATGCTGTCGCTCTACCGGGCGGCGCTGCGGCTGCGCCGGGCGGAGCCGGGGCTGGGCGACGGGCCGCTCGGCTGGCTGGAGTCGGCGCCCGAGGTGCTGGCGTTCCGGCGCGGTGAGAACTTCGTCTGCCTGCTGAACCTCGGTACGGAGCCGGCGGAGCTGCCGGACCACGAGGAGCTGCTGCTCACCAGCGGGCCGCTGGCCGAGGACGGCCGCGTGCCGGCCGACACGGCGGTGTGGCTGCGGGGCTGA